The Mycolicibacterium doricum genome includes a region encoding these proteins:
- a CDS encoding class I SAM-dependent methyltransferase, whose translation MTVPRRGLNTAITRFWSVVAPLYDQQFVQRLVYRPAQDEVIEALRSHGARRIADIACGTGILADRIQRELDPDEIYGVDMSDGMLAQAQARSSKVDWRKGPAEQLPFGDGELDAVVTTSAFHFFDQPAALRDFHRVLAPGGLVAVTTITPNYPQPFDRITLHRRNPAHNPSPAQMRELFENAGFTVADQHRVRRPDWTQLVSDMITVGRTSAE comes from the coding sequence GTGACGGTGCCGCGCAGAGGACTCAACACGGCGATCACACGGTTCTGGAGTGTGGTGGCGCCGCTCTACGACCAGCAATTCGTGCAGCGCCTTGTGTACCGGCCGGCCCAAGATGAGGTCATCGAGGCGCTGCGTAGCCACGGCGCTCGCCGCATCGCCGACATAGCCTGCGGCACCGGCATTCTCGCCGACCGCATCCAGCGGGAACTCGACCCGGACGAGATCTACGGCGTCGACATGTCCGACGGTATGCTGGCGCAGGCCCAGGCCAGGTCGTCGAAGGTCGACTGGCGCAAGGGTCCTGCCGAGCAGTTGCCGTTCGGCGATGGGGAGCTCGACGCCGTGGTGACCACGTCGGCGTTCCACTTTTTCGACCAGCCCGCAGCCCTGCGCGATTTCCACCGCGTGCTCGCCCCGGGCGGCCTGGTCGCCGTCACCACGATCACCCCCAACTATCCCCAGCCCTTCGACCGGATCACCCTCCACCGCCGCAACCCGGCCCACAACCCGTCACCAGCGCAGATGCGGGAGCTTTTCGAGAACGCCGGGTTCACCGTCGCCGATCAGCACCGCGTCCGACGGCCTGACTGGACGCAGCTGGTGTCCGACATGATCACCGTCGGACGGACGTCAGCCGAGTAG
- a CDS encoding PQQ-dependent sugar dehydrogenase — translation MTTRRPLFGVAALLCATALVGSGCARFDGAQSQPFTTEPELRPGPTSSEPPPPPLPAKPFPKACPAPGVMQGCLESTSGLIMLPDSQSALVAERTTGAVKEVSVRAEPKVKTTIPVDPSGDGGLMDIVLSPTYSQDRLMYAYVSTPTDNRVVRIADGDVPKPILTGIPKGATGNTGALIFTSPTTLLVQTGDADNPGAAADPATQAGKVLRIEQPTTVNQAPTTTAMSGMGSGGGMCIDPSDGALYVTDRTATGDRLQKMTKDSKISTVWTWPDRPGVAGCAALDGTVLVNLVDTKQTVAVRQAPDTGAVTGQPEVIRQDTRGHAWALTLSADGNVWGATVNKTAGDAERLDDVVFPLFPQGGGFPRSNADNT, via the coding sequence ATGACTACGCGCCGGCCGCTCTTCGGGGTGGCAGCACTGCTGTGCGCCACAGCGTTGGTCGGTTCCGGCTGCGCGCGCTTCGACGGGGCACAGTCGCAGCCGTTCACCACCGAGCCCGAACTCCGTCCGGGGCCGACGTCGTCCGAGCCGCCGCCCCCACCGCTGCCGGCCAAACCGTTCCCGAAGGCCTGCCCGGCGCCCGGGGTGATGCAGGGTTGCCTGGAGAGCACCAGCGGGTTGATCATGCTGCCCGACAGCCAGTCCGCACTCGTCGCCGAACGCACCACCGGCGCAGTCAAAGAGGTGTCGGTGCGGGCCGAGCCGAAGGTGAAGACAACGATCCCGGTCGATCCGTCGGGTGACGGCGGCTTGATGGACATCGTGCTGTCCCCCACCTACAGCCAAGACCGGCTGATGTACGCCTACGTCAGCACACCCACCGACAACCGCGTGGTGCGCATCGCCGACGGCGACGTGCCGAAACCGATCTTGACCGGGATCCCCAAGGGCGCCACCGGCAACACCGGTGCGCTGATCTTCACCAGTCCCACCACCCTGCTGGTGCAGACCGGTGACGCCGACAACCCCGGTGCGGCGGCCGATCCCGCGACGCAGGCCGGCAAGGTGCTGCGCATCGAACAGCCCACCACCGTCAACCAGGCGCCGACGACCACGGCGATGAGTGGGATGGGTTCGGGCGGCGGCATGTGCATCGACCCCTCAGACGGTGCTCTCTACGTCACCGATCGCACCGCGACCGGCGACCGGCTGCAGAAGATGACCAAGGATTCGAAGATCTCGACGGTGTGGACGTGGCCGGACCGGCCTGGAGTGGCCGGCTGCGCCGCGCTCGACGGCACCGTGCTCGTCAACCTCGTCGACACCAAGCAGACCGTCGCGGTGCGCCAAGCCCCCGACACCGGCGCGGTGACCGGCCAGCCCGAGGTGATCCGTCAGGACACCCGTGGCCACGCATGGGCCTTGACGTTGTCCGCGGACGGCAACGTCTGGGGTGCGACGGTGAACAAGACCGCCGGCGACGCCGAGCGACTCGACGACGTGGTGTTCCCGCTGTTCCCACAGGGCGGCGGGTTCCCGCGCAGCAACGCCGACAACACCTGA
- a CDS encoding DoxX family membrane protein, with protein sequence MTSHPQDARAWQRPDDPARPTSASLVDPEDDLPSANYGGDFETTAIPRYDAAKGAPAPPVFNLMHDPEPLPYVQPHTSHPVMPYGAEPTEIGHDVTDEQVKAARRRGTQDLGLMLLRVGLGVLLVGHGLQKAFGWWGGPGLGGFQDSLAEVGYQHANILTYVGAAAQIGAGLLLVLGLFAPVAAAIALAYLINALLAGVAGQSQSGFPFFLPGGFEFQVTLIVIAAALILTGPGRYGFDAGRGWARRPFVGSFIALLLGIGLGVAMWVLLNGANPLA encoded by the coding sequence GTGACCAGTCACCCCCAGGACGCGCGCGCCTGGCAGCGGCCCGACGATCCGGCCCGGCCCACCTCGGCAAGCCTGGTCGACCCCGAGGACGATCTGCCCTCGGCGAATTACGGCGGCGATTTCGAGACCACGGCGATCCCGCGATACGACGCGGCCAAGGGCGCCCCCGCCCCGCCGGTGTTCAACCTGATGCACGACCCGGAACCGCTGCCCTACGTCCAGCCGCACACCAGTCACCCCGTGATGCCGTACGGCGCCGAGCCGACGGAGATCGGCCACGACGTCACCGACGAGCAGGTCAAGGCGGCGCGCAGACGCGGTACCCAGGACCTCGGGCTGATGCTGCTGCGGGTGGGATTGGGCGTGCTGCTCGTCGGCCACGGACTGCAGAAGGCGTTCGGCTGGTGGGGCGGACCAGGGCTCGGCGGCTTCCAGGACTCGCTCGCGGAAGTCGGCTACCAGCACGCGAACATCCTCACCTACGTCGGCGCCGCCGCCCAGATCGGTGCGGGCCTGCTGCTCGTGCTGGGTCTGTTCGCCCCGGTCGCCGCTGCGATTGCGCTGGCCTACCTGATCAACGCGCTTCTCGCCGGTGTCGCCGGCCAGTCGCAGAGCGGGTTCCCCTTCTTCCTGCCCGGTGGCTTCGAATTCCAGGTGACGCTCATCGTGATCGCCGCCGCGCTCATCCTGACCGGCCCCGGGCGCTACGGCTTCGACGCGGGCCGCGGCTGGGCGCGTCGACCGTTCGTAGGGTCGTTCATCGCGCTGCTGCTCGGGATTGGTCTGGGCGTAGCGATGTGGGTCCTGCTCAACGGCGCCAATCCCTTGGCATGA
- a CDS encoding PH domain-containing protein — protein MSSPHASDPTASAATAPVVIRIPRTAHLAVGFFTLGLFSIVLANPRWFGVLLVIPVLASVFIMRLRTVADRDTVTARSVLGTTTVAWEDIDGLRFSRANWARAALKDGTEMRLPAVTFGTLPQLTAVSGGRVPNPYR, from the coding sequence GTGAGTTCTCCCCACGCCTCTGACCCCACCGCTTCGGCCGCCACCGCTCCCGTCGTCATCCGGATCCCGCGTACCGCGCACCTCGCGGTCGGCTTCTTCACACTGGGGTTGTTCTCGATCGTGCTGGCCAACCCACGCTGGTTCGGGGTGCTGCTGGTGATCCCGGTGCTGGCCTCGGTGTTCATCATGCGCCTGCGCACCGTGGCCGACCGCGACACGGTGACCGCCCGCAGCGTGCTCGGCACCACGACCGTGGCGTGGGAGGACATCGACGGGCTGCGGTTCAGCAGGGCGAACTGGGCGCGCGCGGCACTCAAAGACGGCACCGAGATGCGTCTGCCTGCGGTGACGTTCGGCACGCTGCCGCAGTTGACGGCGGTCAGCGGTGGCCGAGTGCCCAACCCGTATCGGTGA